aagggtcatgcatattAATTTTATGAtcccgagatctatggacgtagtttttaaaataCTTAGTTTTGCTATTAAAAAAGAGGTAGCAACACAGCTTGTTACCCATTTATCAACTATCTTGATATAAATTCATAACATGAAAAATAATTGAACAATATACCtccaaaaaaaattaaacaaatatcCATGTGTCAAGATGAATCAGAGAAATATTCGTTGTACCCACTACAATTAGTTAATCCACAAATAGACAAACTGTGGATAAAATAACCAATTGAGCACgttgtatattttattatttagtagtGTATATAAAACTATATAAGTGGTTATGGATCGAAAAACCATAGAGCGGTAGAGAATAACCTAAAAAGCTGGAAGGCAGAAAATGGTTAAATCCTTGAGTTTAGACAAAAATGGAATCAGGAAAGGTGCATGGAGTGAAGAGGAAGATGACAAGTTACGAGCCTATATCCATAGATATGGCCACTGGAACTGGGGTTTActtccaaagtttgctggtatGAATCACCCTCCAACTTCTTTATCTTATAAGTGTAACAATTATGAAAGACTGAATGATCATTATTGAATGAGTAGGTGTCTAGGGTTTTTCTCCGGTAGTGACGGCTAGAGTTTGGTTATTTGTGTGTAGCGCGGCGGAACGGTATAGAGCCTAGGCTGGCTCTAATACCATGTAAGAATTATAAAAGAATGAATGATCATTGTTGAATGAATAGGTTACAATATATAGGGATTACGAGTAACCCCAGAAACCTAACCAAGCCCGTGGGCTCATAATCTAATAATAAGTTAACGATTGTTCATATGTTGAAGACCGAGCTCTTTAAAGGTGTAACCGAATTAAAAGATAATGAGGTGTAACCTAGTATTCAAACTAAAGACCGAATAATGAATAAACTCTGCTAACATGATTGATGATAACCTCATCTAACATGATTCTTGTTTTAATTTAGGTTTGTCTAGAAGTGGGAAGAGTTGTAGGTTGCGATGGATGAATTATCTTCGTCCAAACATAAAACATGGGAATTTTACTAAAGAAGAAGACAACCTGATTATTGATTTGCGAAAAAAGCTTGGTAACAAGTAAGTTGTATGCACATTCATATATTGTTAAAGTTTTACAAACTTTCAATAGTTGCTTAATGAAACATCTTTTTTAATTGTATTCATAGATGGGCCGCGATAGCTGCAAACTTGCCAGGAAGGAGCGACAATGAAATAAAAAACCGATGGAACACACACTTAAAGAAACGGGCACATGATGAAGACATTGTGCTAGAGTTAGACCACCTTGGATCCATGGAACCTGATCAAGCTAACCTGAAAAAAAATCAAGATCAAGAGTGCGAAAAGGATAGAGCAGTGATTAATTTAGCATCTGAATCATTATCATCATCTTCGTCGTCTTGTTGGTTAGGCTTAGGTGGTGCTGTCTTTGGCGATGTTCCATCACAAACATCTAGTTACCAACTGGCTGATGATTTTTGGAAAGAATCCTTTTTGGAAGACATCACATCGTCGGTTGATAGCATGCCATCACCTTATCTTGTCGATAATTTGATGTCTGGATCTTCTTGTCAGGATATGACGGTGGTTGACGAGTTTTCATGGTCGATGTTGGATTCATATAGTGAACACAACAGCGAGTTCTTTTAACTGCTAGGAAAATACAGTGTAATAATTCATCAAATAAACAGATGTTAGACTGAACAATAAAGTGATACTCTTTGATCACTTATTAAATACTACGCATTGTCTCGTTAAGTTACTATCATATAATCTATGGGTTACACGTGAAGATTTACGATTTTGCTCTTGACAGCTCCATTGCATATTTCATGCATCAATACTTATTATGCATAATATTGTCAAAGGGGaaaatatgtgtgtatatatatttttgtaaatatcacctaattaaataattattctGCCTAATGATAAAATTAATAACTTTTCATACTCATGTGGTCATGGAATGAAAGTTACTATTAAAAAAATTGTGCGGATCGAATATAACGTTTTGAATCATGTAAATTACACGATAACATATTTTCACCCAATTTCTAGCGAGCCATCATGCAATAATATAAAAGGACCAATTGAATTTACTAGCATGATCGCATTTACTAGCGAGTGATCATGCAATAATATAAAAGGACCAATtaaatttagagtaaactgccattttggtccttgaggtttgggcacttttgccactttagtccaaaacttttattttagtccttgtggtttcagttttgtgTCATTTTGATCCAAAAATAAAATCAGCTCAGATTTCTCCAAAAAATCCTGATTTTTGTCCTTTTCATCAGaggtaaaatggtcattttattaatttttattttatttaaagaacTATGCAACTCTCTCACTCTATAAACACCCCTTGTCTCTCTCTTCTCTATCTTAAATTAGTAAATTAGGGGAGATCCTCCCAAACACTCCTGCCTACCGACTAGCCACCACACCACACCACGACCACCCTCCTCCTCCCTCTCACTCTCGTTGATgacgatgttgatgatgatgatgatgatcttaaCGTTTTTCCGACTCAATCACCACAATCCGCTTCTTAAACCCTGCTTCTATCACCTTCTCCGTAACCGAGCTAGCAGGATTCGCCGGCGAAACAACAATACCAACAGAAAACAGAGAGAGATACAAAATAGGGATGTGTGAACCATTTAAGGATATAATAAAAGCAAAGTGTCCAGGTAATAGAGATAACGGCGGTTGACGGAGGGAGACGGCGAGGTTGCGGATGATTGACGGTACGGTGGAGTACGGGATGGTGCggcgggtggtggtggtggtggcgttgATGAGTGATGCGGTGGTGGTTTGGAGGAGAGAGAAGATAAAATCGGTTATGGATAATGGGGAAGAAGGTGGAGGGAGAGATGGTGGTGGTCTCAGGCTTTGGAAGATTAGGGTTTTGGAACATAATCCGTTATGTGGATTGATTGATGAAGGGGTTTTGGTCCAGGTTTAATTGCAGATATAATTTCAATTGATGATGACTTCATGCTCTGTTTATTGTATGCGATCAGGTTTTCGTTTGTTGTGTTTGAATTGTTAGAGTTTTGTGTTTATATAGGTTTAATTGTGGCTTGATTGTTGTTAATTTTGATGGTTCAGTTTTAAAATCAGGGTGAAGGGGAGTTTGGGGGTGGAGattgatggtggtggaggtggagatagatggtggcggtggtggagatTGATGGTAGTGGAGGTGGAGATAGATGCAGAAGAGATCCAGAGAGAAAGAGGTAGAAGAAGTGGGGTATTTATTTtcttgaaataaaataaaaaataaaaaatgaccattttacccctgaggaaaaggacaaaaatcAGGATTTTTTTGGAGAAATCTGAGCTGACTTCATTTTTGAATCAAAAtagcaataaaagtgaaaccacagggacccagatgtaaaagtTTTCATatttgaactaaagtggcaaaactgcccaaactcaggaaccaaaatggcagtttactcttaaattTACGTCATACATTTTTCCGAACTGCCAATGAATCCTTCAAATGGGCTACTAACGAAATTTACCATATCGAAATACACTCGCATCCGAACCAGGGAAAGCCCTCACCAAGTCGAACCCCGTGAGCACTCACCCGAAGGCATGACAATGTGGTGAGTTAAAACCCGCTCTATTCAAGAATCGAACTAGCGAATACCGCTTAATCACCttgtctcccatcatcaccaggtacCGCCAAAACTAAATAGTGAGGGTAAGAATCAAACATGTGTCACTTGCAACCGTGTCTATCCCTTAGCACTGTTTATTGGCAAAATTAGGTTATATTGCCACTTTATCAAAATAAGTAGTTTTTTTgtaacggtaaatttggatcactggcgaactactggagtatcatcgtgccaccagcggaaccacccgatcatatccatctccaagCCTATATATtgattcaggaggaaacccaataaatatgggaaaacccctcttgtaggaatcgaacccaggatCTAATGGTCTCAAAACCTTATCTCGCCTACAAAATGGCACTAGGCTATAGTTCAAAAGGTAACATGGAATTAGGATGGTCAAAACAATCGGTCTATTTTCCTATTTTTTTAGCCTAAACTATCAGTTTAAGTTGTTTAATATCAGATTCGGGCCCCCATGGTGACTCTTTTTAGACTTAGTTTGATGGATGAAGTAAGCAAAAATTATTATGCTCGGAGAATTCGAACGGATCGGTTGGTGATTCTtttattaaattaatcaaattgtTATTCAAGTTACGATTTACTCAACAAGATCAACATTGTGTTAATAAAATTTGTACAATACCAGAAAATTACAAACTTAGGGGAGTCAAGATTTGTATGAAAAAAAATGTACATTGTTATTTCGTTTATATTTAAATGAATAGCGATTTCTTTGTTGtgtgttattgttattattattactagcttacaaccccgtgtattacatgggttgagtgacgaaaaatataaattataaacttgtatataatccttattaatgaaatgacttatttagataaattagtaaaaataaagaacagttatattttcgttacttgtacatgtcatttgatactttattagtaattatagtttatctatactactttaataagcatataggaaggacagaaatggtcatttgccactttACAACCATTTGAAGCCCATTGTACAACCTTTTAAGCACAAAGGTGTTGAAAAATCCTTCAACACACGCGGAGCAGCTCATACAAACTAACCGGATCTCTTTGACCCGTTTTACCCAAATGGATACAATATATACCTTCTTTAACTCAATCTAAACCCTAATATTCATTTCATTCACATCCGCCCCCAtccttcttcttctctctctctctctctctctctctctctcaccagACGCGATTCTAGGGTTTCAAAACCAGGCGCTCCAAGATCAAGATCTAGGGTTTTTCTGTGATGAATCTCTTTACATCCGACACCAGATCGCCGTTGAGTTGTTCGTGTTAGGGTGATTTTTGTAGCTGTTTATCTTGCAAGTATCATCTGGTATGTTTGTAGCTGATTTTGTTTGTAGCTGATTTTTTTTCTAGCTGATTTtgagtttgttttgtttgttctGTTATAGATGAAGATGAAGCAGTGGAGATACCATCGACTTAGATCTACCTTACCACCGTCGAGCCAGGTACTTTTTTCTGCTGAAATTTCTCAGATCTACCGTCATTTTTTGAGGATTTTTTATGAATATTGACAGATCTGAGGTTACACGACTTGTAGATCTGAGTTCTTAGAGGAATATTGGCAGTCCGGATCTGGTATGTTTGTAGCTGATTTTGTTTGTTAAAGATCCGGTATGTTTGTAGCTGATTTACATGCTTATGTTACTGATTATGTTTGTTACAGATCTGGTATGTTTGTAGCTGATTTACATGCTTATGTTACTGATTATGTTTGTACCTGATTATGTTTGTTACAGATCTGGTATGTTTGTAGCTTATTATGTTTGTTATAGATCTAATGTTACTGATAAGATTCAGTTTTGCTTTTACAGTTGCCGGTGGGTGGTAAAGGAGTTGTGTACtccggattttgtgttcttaatctgtctgaactgaaagcgtttgaggctgtgatgcaaaagctgagcttgttattattattattattattattattattattattattattattattattattattattattattattattattattattatttaataaaagagataaataaaaaataagggTGAGAAATGACCAGAGAATGACACATGttatgaaaacaaaagagataaatagatttagttaaattgatgtttaatattaatattattattattattatttaataaaagagataaataaaaaataagggtgagaaattaccagagaatgacacatgtacaaaaaggatttttgtttattagtatagaaagattattattattattattattattattattattattattcttattattattatttttattattattattaaaactaatatttattaaaaaaatagataacctattttattataaaaagaTAAATATGATGATTATCAGTGTTAGGAAAAATTAATAGAAACAGTTAAGGTAGAGTCTATTAGTGCAATACCAAACCTTATAATTGTCGTGGTGCAATTATGTGTCAAAGACAAGGAATGGCGAAGATAAAGGGTTGGTGCACTTAAATACGAACTTAATGACTTGCGCACTTAGGTTCCTAGCGAACTTATGATATTGTACACTTAGTGGTGCAGCCTAAAATTAGGTTTGTTGTTGCATTGTTTCGTTAGAGCTGGATAGTGAGAGTATTCAGATTTTTGGTGAGATCTTCGAGTGAGCAGTTAGACTTAGTGTTTAGGTTGTCTAGATCAGAAGTATATGCAAGTATATATGTGTACTCTTTTGGTATTTATGTAATTTGTGTTGATTAATGTGAAAGGAGTATTTAATTTCTTATTTATCTTCTATGTGTTTTAGCTTCTGTCTCAATCTGATGCGTTTGACATGTGTTATCGACCTAGGGGACTGCCGGGCATTCTTAATATTAGAATTTACTTTATACATATCCTAATTATACAAAATAAATAGTAAATGGGTTTATTCAAAGGTATGTGTTAACACAGTTTACTTACTGTCACATGGATTTTTATAACTTATTTACATAAATATTTAATGCAAATATATTAACTATGTAAGTATTTGTTAACAAATGGGTTGGTGTTCCATTAGTAAGAACAATGTCTTTAGAAATACATAGGTTTGATGGTTTTAGATTCAAATTTTACAtacaacaaattttttttaagtATTTGTTTAGACAACTTATAAATCATAATCAAGTTACACCTTCATAATATGGTAATATTTAtggaaaattacaaaaatatattgATTCACACCCACCTTTTACATTTTAATGCCAAATCTTTTCATCTCACAAAACAATCTTCACTCTCTTACAAATAATTATTATTGGTATATTGCATTCGCATAACACCAATCCTTCAAACATAGGGGGCGGTCGCACCAAAAAAAATTACACCACATTTCCCACGACATCAATCTATCTTGCGTGATCTTCTCAACTTTAGCATCCATATTCGAAAACCGACCATAGTAATGCCTATGAACGCCTCTTTAGCTAACCTCCCAACCCCACATGTTCTTGCATCTCAATCAAATCTTTAATAGAGAATAGAAATAAAGGACCCAGTTTGCATCAAGCACCGACATAACACCAAGCAGTAGGAGAACAACAAATGTTATGCTGTTTCAATCTCATACAATAATTTACCTCTTTTTTTAGTTTCTTCAAAACGCCATGCTTGCagtatgcacatataatgtatatatatgtgCGGGCGCTCGGGTAgtaaaagtgaaagtgcactaattttaacgttattttactaattttgtgaaaaaAACGTTAAAATGGGgagatggttaatcatgcatcatgtgctGACGTTGATAGCCGACAATAaagtacatgcactaatcagcctttgtcttaattgttaattgctgagtgttatgtgtcttatgtccaaggtttgatggaaaactactatcgagccgaggATCTCATTCGATcaattattttttataataagggttattggattttatcacccccaactatcggcctttggccgttgccacccgcaactaacactttgacacccgaCACCCTCAACTTGACTTTTTGTTTGCAATAGCACCACCCAGTTAAATCTGCACAAACTTGGTTAGTTTTTTATCTGACGTGGCACATGTTTGCTGAGTTGGAGATAATTACGTGGCGCTGACGTGTATATAAACCTCATCTCTTTCTTtacaatatttaaaaaaaacaataacaaatcCTAAATTCGAATTTCATTATTTTGAAGATCTGGGCCTATGTTCATATCAATTTCATCATTTTCATAGCAAGAACATCTTCAAACATCATAATCACAGTTCATCTTCAGACATCATCGttcatcatcttcaagaacatctAAAACCCAGAAATTCAAGAACATATTCAAAGATTATCATCAAATTTCATCTGCAAATTCAAGAAGCTAATTCTAATCATCTGCAAATTCAAGAAGCTAATTCTAATCATCTGCAAAcaagaacaaataaaaaaacaaaacctaaATCTAATCCTAAAATTAATTTCTATATCATTCTACAAAATCCAATATACAGATTCTATGTTATCTTTCATCCCAAATCATTTGCAAAACCCAACATACAAATCATATATCATCTTCAAATCAAGATCTTAAAATCCACCACTATCACCATCGGCACCCTCTTTCCTCTTCCaaacccaccaccgccaccctcTTTCCTcctcaaaacccaccaccaccgccctCATTAACCTACTTCTGTCTCGAAATTCTATCTCGAGACCCACCAAATTCTTTCTCGAAACCCACTTGCTCGAACAGGGGTCTTGAATGGCCAAGAAACGTCACATCCCTTACCACCATTCAACGCCATCACCGCCGTAGACTCTGCCGCAGCCACCGAGGTGTTCAACATCATTTCCTCCATGAGTAACAGGAATCAATTTCATTGAAAAATGATGAAAATGGAAGTTAGGGTTTTTAGGAGgggttgaagatgaagatgatatgATGATTTGATGTTATCTATTGAATTGGGATCTTTATTGCGTGTtaatatacatacacataatgttatatatataatttgcTATCTCATCATGACACCTTATTAAAAACAAGCCACATCATCAAAAAAATAGCCACGTCAGCAAAAAACACTAACTAAGTTAGTGCACATTTAACTGGGTGGTGTCATTGCAAACAAAAAGTCAAGTTGGAGGTGCCGGGGTCAAAGTGTTAGTTACGGGTGACAACGGCCAAAGGCCGATAGTTGGggatgataaaatccaataacccttataATAAAGCTATTTTCTTTTAATATACACCACtcactttaataaaaaaaaaaaaacatttttaaaatatgattattattttttttcttaaaagcaGTCATAACAATTTTTTAATACAGACACGCAAGGAAAacgtttttattgttttattttcattttttcctCTATACTATTTTTAATGTATGCTTTTAATCATTTTTCTTCTCAATATATCAGTAGACTTTCTTCAGAATTTGGATATTTAAACAGAGATTAAATTAAGAAAAAGTAAAATCTTTAAGATAATATTAACTTTTCTTGAAAGCGGTCATAACTAATTTTTAATTCAAACACACATGgaaaatgtattatttttttattttcatttttagctcTATACCATTTATAATAAACgcttttagttattttttttatagagtaaactgcaattttgccccctgaggttaggggtcattggcatgtctaccccctaaggaaataattgcaattttaacCCCCACTGTTTGCTCTTTTATCGCACTTTTACCCCCCGACATCAAAATGGGTAAACAGTCAACATTATAACCTGATGGTCAAAGGGTTTAATTGTCATTTTGCTCTTATGTCAAGCTTCTTTGATACAACACCCCCTATAAGTAACCGACCACCGCATAATTACCCCCCAACCTTCCCACCATCGACCTTCAACCTTCTTCTCCGTCGACATAACACACCGGCGGCGATCAGTGTCTCTCCAGCGACATCTCCTCTTCCGATCATTCTTCTCCTCATCCGATCATTCTTCTCCTCGTCGGATCACAACAACCACAGCCGCTATCTTCAGATCAGTGGAAATGCCGGTCTTTTGTTGGATAATCCGCTATATCATCCGCCACACCAAAGGTATAATCGGCCAATGATAGTTAATCAGGGTCAGATTTAGTCATTATCATGTTATAAACAGGGTTTAGGGTCTGATTTGGTTCACTGTTGGTTTTTTTACAGTTGACCTGACGATGAGCTTATCAAGCTCATCTTTGGTGGTCCACCTGGTGGTCTCTGTGTTTGGGAGGCCTGTCCTCAACTTCCATCTACCACCGGAGAGTTGAGCGGATGGATGTTTACTCTACTAGTTATTTAGCTTATGTGTAATATGTAGGTTAACTTAACTTAATCGAACCTTTTGTGTAATATGTAGGTTAACCTAACTTAACTTATTTAGCTTTTGTTGACATTATGTTTGATAAAAATTAGGAGCACACTCATGTGCATTTGCAGGTTGTAGGCATAAGTGTGCTTAATCAGTTTGGGCATAACACACACTGGTTGATCAGAGTTTGGGCATAACACACACTGGTTGATCACAGTTTAGGCATAATTGTGCTTAATTAGATGCATAGAACACTGGTTGTAGGTTGGTACTTGCTATGATAACTTGCTATGCTACTTCAGGTTGATCATGTGCATGTGCTTAATCAATGTGCTTGATCATGTGCATGTGATTAATCAGTGTGCATAGAACACACCCTGGTTGATCATGTCTACCACAGGTTGATCATGTGCTT
This is a stretch of genomic DNA from Helianthus annuus cultivar XRQ/B chromosome 16, HanXRQr2.0-SUNRISE, whole genome shotgun sequence. It encodes these proteins:
- the LOC110915505 gene encoding transcription factor MYB114; protein product: MVKSLSLDKNGIRKGAWSEEEDDKLRAYIHRYGHWNWGLLPKFAGLSRSGKSCRLRWMNYLRPNIKHGNFTKEEDNLIIDLRKKLGNKWAAIAANLPGRSDNEIKNRWNTHLKKRAHDEDIVLELDHLGSMEPDQANLKKNQDQECEKDRAVINLASESLSSSSSSCWLGLGGAVFGDVPSQTSSYQLADDFWKESFLEDITSSVDSMPSPYLVDNLMSGSSCQDMTVVDEFSWSMLDSYSEHNSEFF